One stretch of Roseimicrobium sp. ORNL1 DNA includes these proteins:
- a CDS encoding DUF1501 domain-containing protein, which produces MNLVPHHEILTNRRDFLRRGGAGFGAMALASLMGDSPLMAALGDAGGTPANPMSDKVPHVAGRAKNVIFLFMEGGPSHLDICDPKPLLNKLAGQPIPDSFGKVITAMGEANAPLLESKRTWKQHGESGLWFSDWIPNMAELADDWCVVRSCMSDGINHAGGVCQMNTGAIFGGRPSLGSWVSYGLGTENQNMPAFVVMKDSEDNVVNGVRNWSAGFMPAVYQGVLFDDGPQPIANLYTPKGIKEDRQRGKLSFLNSLNHQHAMSRQENSELDARIRSYELAFRMQAEAPGAVDLSQESEATKQLYGMDVPETENFGRMCLQARRLVERGVRFVQLYHGAGSKWDAHDKIEANHTKYCGQMDKPVAGLIRDLKQRGLLEETLVIWGGEFGRTPMSEKGDGRDHNPTGFSMMMAGGGVKGGSVVGETDELGLHAIKDKVHVHDFHATIMNLLGVDHTRMIYHHKGRPERIDQNEGKFMRKVLG; this is translated from the coding sequence ATGAACCTGGTCCCCCATCACGAAATCCTCACAAACCGTCGTGACTTCCTCCGTCGTGGAGGTGCCGGCTTTGGTGCCATGGCGCTGGCTTCGCTCATGGGTGACAGCCCGCTCATGGCCGCGCTCGGAGACGCTGGCGGTACTCCGGCCAATCCCATGTCGGACAAGGTGCCGCACGTCGCAGGCCGCGCGAAGAACGTGATCTTCCTCTTCATGGAAGGCGGTCCCAGCCACCTGGACATTTGCGATCCCAAGCCCCTGCTGAACAAGCTCGCGGGCCAGCCCATCCCGGACAGCTTTGGCAAGGTCATCACCGCCATGGGCGAAGCGAATGCTCCCCTGCTCGAATCCAAGCGTACCTGGAAACAGCATGGCGAAAGCGGCCTGTGGTTCTCCGATTGGATTCCCAACATGGCGGAACTCGCCGATGACTGGTGCGTGGTCCGCTCGTGCATGAGCGATGGCATCAACCACGCCGGCGGTGTGTGCCAGATGAACACCGGCGCCATCTTCGGTGGACGTCCGTCCCTTGGGAGCTGGGTCAGCTACGGTCTCGGCACGGAAAACCAGAACATGCCCGCCTTCGTCGTGATGAAGGACAGCGAAGACAATGTGGTGAACGGCGTGCGCAACTGGAGCGCGGGCTTCATGCCTGCGGTGTATCAGGGTGTGCTTTTTGATGATGGCCCGCAGCCCATCGCCAACCTTTACACGCCCAAGGGTATCAAGGAGGATCGCCAGCGCGGCAAGCTGTCCTTCCTGAACTCACTGAACCACCAGCACGCCATGAGCCGCCAGGAGAACTCCGAGCTTGATGCGCGCATCCGCAGCTACGAGCTGGCCTTCCGCATGCAGGCCGAGGCACCAGGCGCGGTGGATCTCAGCCAGGAATCTGAAGCAACGAAGCAGCTCTACGGCATGGACGTGCCGGAGACGGAAAACTTTGGCCGCATGTGCCTGCAAGCCCGCCGCCTCGTGGAACGCGGGGTGCGCTTTGTGCAGCTCTACCACGGCGCCGGCAGCAAGTGGGATGCCCACGACAAGATCGAAGCGAACCACACCAAGTACTGCGGCCAGATGGACAAGCCGGTGGCCGGTCTCATCCGCGACCTGAAGCAGCGCGGTTTGCTGGAGGAAACACTCGTGATCTGGGGCGGTGAATTCGGCCGCACGCCGATGTCCGAGAAGGGCGATGGTCGCGACCACAACCCCACCGGCTTCAGCATGATGATGGCCGGCGGTGGTGTGAAGGGCGGCTCCGTAGTGGGCGAGACTGATGAACTCGGCCTGCACGCCATCAAGGACAAGGTGCACGTGCACGACTTCCACGCGACCATCATGAACCTGCTGGGCGTGGACCACACCCGCATGATCTACCATCACAAAGGTCGCCCCGAGCGCATCGACCAGAACGAAGGCAAGTTCATGCGGAAGGTCCTCGGCTGA
- a CDS encoding phytanoyl-CoA dioxygenase family protein → MPALNTQSIVEEYERDGVVRVPGLFNRDEVAAFRAEIERYIREDLSEKPPDARTLEPDGVTVRNLWRMELHHPEFSKMVENEQIVALAGQLVHGEPILMAVETFNKPARVGSGVPYHQDNAYFCQTPPDMLTIWIAMDPVTLENGPVYYIRGSHKEGMLPTKLSGVKGNSIGLAEAPDVPLSEQFCGLLEPGDALIHQCQTIHHSAPNTSEHPRLGLLLVYRGSHTQTDPQLKAAYSVAAAATPPA, encoded by the coding sequence ATGCCTGCCTTGAATACCCAGAGCATCGTGGAGGAATACGAACGCGATGGCGTCGTTCGTGTGCCAGGACTCTTCAATCGCGACGAGGTGGCTGCATTTCGCGCGGAAATCGAGAGGTACATCCGTGAGGACCTAAGTGAGAAGCCTCCAGATGCACGCACGCTGGAGCCCGACGGGGTGACTGTTCGCAATCTCTGGCGCATGGAGCTGCACCATCCGGAGTTCTCCAAGATGGTCGAGAATGAGCAGATCGTGGCGCTGGCCGGCCAGCTCGTGCACGGCGAGCCGATCCTCATGGCGGTGGAGACTTTCAACAAGCCCGCACGGGTCGGCTCAGGTGTGCCCTACCATCAGGACAACGCCTATTTCTGCCAGACGCCACCGGACATGCTGACCATCTGGATCGCGATGGATCCGGTCACGCTGGAGAATGGTCCCGTGTACTACATCCGTGGCTCGCATAAGGAAGGCATGTTGCCCACCAAGCTCTCGGGTGTGAAAGGAAACTCCATCGGCCTGGCTGAGGCACCGGACGTTCCGCTTTCAGAACAGTTCTGCGGACTGCTGGAGCCGGGGGATGCGCTCATCCATCAGTGCCAGACGATTCATCATTCCGCACCGAACACGAGCGAGCATCCGCGACTCGGACTGCTGCTGGTGTATCGCGGTTCGCATACCCAGACGGATCCGCAGCTCAAGGCGGCCTACAGCGTGGCGGCAGCCGCCACGCCTCCGGCTTGA
- a CDS encoding VOC family protein, with protein MSSYKPESYNSVSPYLIVSGAAQTLQFLTDVFGAEEIRRFPTPDGRIMHSEIRLDDTVIMIADPAENWPPMPTHVHVYVPDVDAVYQKALKAGAESVQEPMKKQDADKRGGFKDAGGTTWWIATKVE; from the coding sequence ATGAGCTCTTACAAACCGGAATCCTACAACTCCGTCTCCCCTTATCTCATCGTCTCGGGAGCAGCGCAAACGCTCCAGTTCCTGACCGACGTCTTCGGCGCCGAGGAGATTCGCCGCTTCCCCACTCCGGATGGTAGGATCATGCACTCCGAGATTCGTCTGGATGACACGGTGATCATGATTGCCGATCCCGCGGAGAACTGGCCTCCGATGCCTACTCATGTGCACGTGTATGTACCCGATGTGGATGCCGTCTATCAGAAAGCGCTCAAGGCCGGAGCGGAATCTGTCCAGGAGCCGATGAAGAAGCAGGATGCCGACAAGCGCGGTGGCTTCAAGGATGCCGGCGGCACCACGTGGTGGATTGCGACGAAGGTGGAGTGA
- a CDS encoding peptide chain release factor-like protein, producing the protein MAFPIEDESLLKRMAKIGLRDEDIEESFIRGTGAGGQKINKTSSTVVLVHVPTGVEVRCQRERSQSVNRLVAREELCAKLEQKLQAVRQEKRDAVEKKKRQNRKRPRGVKERILKSKHKRSDVKKQRSKVRGGQD; encoded by the coding sequence ATGGCCTTCCCCATCGAAGACGAATCCCTGCTCAAGCGCATGGCCAAGATTGGCCTGCGGGATGAGGACATCGAGGAGTCGTTCATTCGTGGCACCGGCGCCGGCGGACAGAAGATCAACAAGACCAGCAGCACCGTGGTGCTCGTGCATGTGCCAACAGGCGTGGAAGTACGCTGCCAACGCGAGCGCAGCCAGAGCGTGAATCGTCTCGTGGCCCGAGAGGAACTCTGCGCCAAGCTGGAGCAGAAGCTGCAGGCCGTGCGCCAGGAAAAGCGCGATGCCGTGGAGAAGAAGAAGCGGCAGAACCGCAAACGCCCCCGGGGTGTGAAGGAGCGCATCCTCAAGAGCAAGCACAAACGCAGCGATGTGAAGAAGCAGCGCTCGAAGGTGCGTGGCGGGCAGGATTAA
- a CDS encoding peroxiredoxin has product MKLLFSALTLAMLATSSVFAGQGAKVNPPYDAPAVESIDQDGKAVKLDEVYKASPFVVVYFYPKADTPGCTKQGCSLRDANADLTKEGVKIIGVSTDTVEAQKKFADGQKFPFTLLADKEGKVVDAFKVQKNAKGMATRQCFIIKNGKVVWHDPKGATETQADEVKAALKELK; this is encoded by the coding sequence ATGAAACTGCTCTTTTCCGCTCTTACCCTCGCTATGCTCGCCACCAGCTCCGTTTTCGCCGGCCAGGGCGCCAAGGTAAATCCTCCGTACGACGCTCCCGCCGTGGAAAGCATCGACCAGGACGGCAAGGCCGTGAAGCTCGACGAAGTCTACAAGGCCAGCCCCTTTGTCGTGGTCTACTTCTACCCGAAGGCCGACACCCCCGGCTGCACCAAGCAGGGCTGCTCCCTCCGTGACGCCAATGCGGACCTCACCAAGGAAGGCGTGAAGATCATCGGCGTGAGCACCGACACCGTGGAAGCCCAGAAGAAGTTCGCAGACGGCCAGAAGTTCCCTTTCACCCTTCTCGCCGACAAGGAAGGCAAAGTGGTAGATGCCTTCAAGGTGCAGAAGAACGCCAAGGGCATGGCCACCCGCCAGTGCTTCATCATCAAGAACGGCAAGGTCGTGTGGCATGACCCGAAAGGCGCCACCGAAACCCAGGCGGATGAAGTGAAGGCCGCGCTGAAGGAGCTGAAGTAA
- a CDS encoding sigma-70 family RNA polymerase sigma factor: MSEPDRTTEFLTLLTQHDRALGGYVGALVQSSADADDILQQTKLVMWREFGNFEIGTNFLAWARKIAFHQILTYRRTKKKEHLPLDEDVLEALHHEVSRLSDTHDDRREALQACLHKLPTEHRQLVLLRYYEDLDIDQVAERIRSTAGAVYRALSRVRYTLMDCVEKELAKGGAA; encoded by the coding sequence ATGTCCGAACCTGACCGCACCACCGAATTCCTCACCCTGCTGACCCAGCACGACCGTGCCTTGGGCGGGTACGTGGGTGCTCTGGTCCAATCCAGCGCGGATGCCGATGACATCCTTCAGCAGACCAAGCTGGTGATGTGGCGCGAGTTTGGAAATTTCGAGATAGGCACCAATTTCCTCGCTTGGGCACGCAAGATCGCTTTCCACCAGATTCTGACGTACCGCCGCACGAAGAAGAAGGAGCACCTGCCGCTGGATGAAGACGTGCTGGAGGCCCTGCACCACGAGGTCTCCCGCCTTTCCGACACGCATGACGATCGCCGCGAGGCGCTGCAGGCCTGCCTGCACAAGCTCCCCACGGAACATCGCCAGCTCGTGCTGCTGCGTTATTACGAAGATCTGGACATCGACCAGGTGGCGGAGCGCATCCGCAGCACTGCTGGTGCGGTGTATCGTGCATTGAGCCGTGTGAGATACACGTTGATGGATTGCGTGGAAAAGGAACTCGCGAAGGGAGGTGCCGCGTGA
- a CDS encoding DMT family transporter, producing MPVTLPVILYPSLAAVIYTFSALLLKRSSQLGVGLWRTTFVANIVVAGLFSLLWLLGGKDVQMGLLWQPAIIAGCLFFGQISQFLAIEKGDVSLAVPVFGLKVVLIAFFTPLLGGGDVGIKLWSAALLSVLGVAFLNRKDGNTPPRNVGITLLAGGAGAIFFALFDVLVMNWGPSWGVGRLLPLIFWINGLFSFSLIFMFKAPLRQVAKEAWLWLLMGSALLGTQSIIFVSAIALHGQATAANVIYSSRGLLSVVMVWLVGHWFANEEQHLGARVMRWRLFGAALMLTAIVLVINK from the coding sequence ATGCCCGTCACGCTCCCCGTCATTCTCTATCCCTCCCTCGCGGCTGTCATCTACACCTTCAGTGCCCTCCTGCTGAAACGCTCCAGCCAGCTGGGAGTTGGGCTGTGGCGGACAACGTTCGTGGCAAATATCGTGGTGGCAGGACTGTTCTCCCTGCTCTGGCTGCTGGGGGGCAAGGACGTGCAGATGGGACTGCTCTGGCAGCCCGCCATCATCGCGGGCTGCTTGTTCTTCGGGCAGATCAGCCAGTTTCTCGCGATTGAAAAAGGGGACGTGTCCCTCGCAGTGCCGGTGTTTGGTCTCAAGGTGGTGCTCATCGCGTTCTTCACACCACTACTGGGAGGCGGTGACGTGGGCATCAAACTGTGGTCCGCCGCGCTGCTGAGCGTGCTGGGAGTGGCTTTCCTGAATCGGAAGGATGGGAATACGCCGCCGCGCAATGTCGGCATCACGCTGCTCGCGGGTGGGGCGGGGGCGATTTTTTTCGCTTTGTTTGATGTGCTCGTGATGAACTGGGGCCCGAGCTGGGGCGTGGGACGGTTGCTGCCGCTGATTTTCTGGATCAACGGGTTGTTCTCCTTCTCGCTCATCTTCATGTTCAAGGCGCCGCTGCGTCAGGTGGCGAAGGAGGCCTGGCTTTGGCTCCTCATGGGCTCGGCGCTGCTGGGCACCCAGAGCATCATCTTCGTGAGTGCGATTGCCCTGCACGGTCAGGCCACAGCGGCGAATGTCATTTACTCCTCGCGCGGTCTGCTCAGCGTGGTCATGGTCTGGCTGGTGGGCCATTGGTTCGCCAACGAGGAACAGCATCTCGGCGCTCGCGTGATGCGCTGGCGCTTGTTTGGCGCGGCCTTGATGCTGACAGCGATTGTGCTGGTGATTAACAAGTGA
- a CDS encoding DNRLRE domain-containing protein, producing the protein MNPQENWHLLELVEKALAGALSESERPELNALLRENAEARKLFAEAMHQHATLRSDERLTRDLAQPESSAAAMPVSATRKSSLWYPAAAAAAIVALGLVAWKLLDNQSQPPVQHGPATIATVVKARGCKWAGSTLPTAEGSRVTPGTLELVEGIATVKFDSGAEVVMEAPATLDLVNAMSCRLVKGTLVADVPPSAIGFSVDTPDAKVVDFGTRFGVSAGEDGKYLVQVLEGLVEVSPKTTNEPQKLRAGEKVDTGVRASQLRPQQPGQEPSRWQPQTILDAGGGWKVLSTAYGRGKDAYIQSNPKSRNFGDDAFFRVKHSSLAPELNRKGYVAFDLSKFSGTQIEDVELVLSIEPSDLGFATLVPDSTFAVYGVTDESSDDWDEHEITWKEAPAHNPDQADRHLPDTSRAVLLGKFQVDQGVSRGSRSIRGQALLDFVKQDTNGMVTFIICRETDETTKDGLVHAFATKENGSNMPPLLRVKAK; encoded by the coding sequence ATGAACCCGCAGGAGAACTGGCATTTGCTGGAGTTGGTGGAGAAGGCACTCGCTGGGGCACTCTCTGAAAGCGAACGCCCCGAGCTGAACGCGCTGCTGCGCGAGAATGCCGAGGCACGCAAACTCTTTGCCGAGGCGATGCATCAGCATGCCACGCTGCGCTCGGATGAACGTCTCACGCGTGATCTGGCGCAGCCGGAGTCGTCTGCCGCGGCGATGCCTGTGTCTGCGACACGCAAATCTTCGTTGTGGTATCCCGCTGCGGCAGCGGCTGCCATCGTTGCTCTGGGACTGGTCGCATGGAAACTGCTGGATAACCAGTCCCAGCCGCCAGTGCAGCATGGTCCCGCGACCATCGCCACCGTCGTAAAAGCACGTGGCTGCAAGTGGGCAGGCAGCACGCTGCCCACTGCCGAAGGATCGCGAGTCACCCCCGGTACGCTTGAGCTCGTGGAGGGCATTGCCACGGTGAAGTTCGATAGCGGTGCGGAAGTCGTGATGGAAGCGCCGGCCACGCTGGACCTCGTGAATGCGATGTCCTGCCGTCTGGTGAAGGGGACGCTTGTGGCCGATGTGCCGCCGAGCGCGATTGGATTTTCTGTCGATACGCCGGATGCCAAGGTGGTGGACTTCGGTACGCGCTTCGGTGTGAGCGCCGGTGAAGATGGCAAGTACCTCGTGCAGGTGCTGGAGGGGCTTGTGGAAGTGAGTCCGAAGACGACGAATGAACCCCAGAAGCTGAGAGCAGGGGAGAAGGTGGATACCGGTGTGCGTGCCAGCCAGCTTCGCCCGCAGCAACCCGGCCAGGAACCTTCGCGCTGGCAGCCACAGACCATTCTCGATGCGGGAGGTGGCTGGAAGGTGCTCTCCACGGCGTATGGTCGTGGCAAGGACGCCTACATCCAGAGCAATCCCAAGAGCCGTAACTTCGGAGACGATGCCTTCTTCCGTGTGAAGCACTCCAGCCTCGCGCCGGAACTGAACCGCAAGGGCTACGTGGCCTTTGACCTGAGCAAGTTCTCGGGAACGCAGATCGAAGACGTGGAGCTGGTGCTGAGCATTGAGCCCAGCGATCTCGGTTTTGCCACGTTGGTGCCGGACAGCACCTTCGCGGTGTACGGCGTCACGGACGAATCCAGTGATGACTGGGATGAACACGAAATCACCTGGAAGGAAGCTCCGGCGCACAATCCCGATCAAGCAGACCGTCACCTGCCAGACACCTCACGCGCCGTGCTGCTGGGCAAGTTCCAGGTGGACCAGGGTGTGAGCCGTGGCTCGCGCTCTATTCGTGGTCAGGCATTGTTGGATTTCGTGAAGCAGGACACCAATGGCATGGTGACCTTCATCATCTGCCGCGAAACGGATGAGACCACGAAGGATGGCCTCGTGCATGCCTTCGCGACGAAGGAAAACGGCAGCAACATGCCGCCGCTGCTGCGCGTGAAGGCGAAGTGA
- a CDS encoding PSD1 and planctomycete cytochrome C domain-containing protein, translating to MDFRHHSSRFQTASARFGAVASCLLAATLAAHGATAAEAPDPAALKFFETKIRPILVNHCTECHGEKKQKHNLRLDNLTYMLQGGDSGPAVVPNDADASLLLKAVSYEDQDMQMPPDGKLEDEQIADLKKWVEMGAPWPEHEVKSAKVEKPGEFSAEDRAWWAFQPLKPVTPPALSNQKSSIKNQKSGSLSPIDLFVRARLEKEGMPASAPADRYELVRRVYFDLHGLPPTPEQVKAFVEDKRPDAYEKLIESLLNHPRYGERWAQHWLDLTRYAESDGYRQDAYRPDAWPYRDYVIRSFNNDKPYDQFVREQLAGDEIDPSNPDVLIATAYLRNGIYEYNQRDAEGQRTVILNELTDVSGELFLGLSFGCARCHDHKFDPILQKDYFRLQAFFAPVVWRDDLSLASKEEQAAHAEKQKAWEEMTAEVRKPYDALIAAKKAGMHKNAVEKFPDEVQVMMNRPEAEKKPYDRIISYLVERQIIEEYNKLTPSKQKGDLKAKLEALLEPLKPFEEFKPKPLQVAFSASDVGTEAPPTVMKTRRGSEEVQPGFLTILDPSEPKIAPLKERNTTGRRSALANWITRPDNPLSTRVIVNRVWQYHFGRGLAGSTSDFGRLGEKPTHPELLDYLAQEFVKHGWSLKWLHKEILMSASYQQTARLSASAKDSKGRSIMNVDPENRLLWRMNPIRLDAEQARDAVLAISGELKPDMGGKSEESAQPRRTIYTRKVRNSQDDFLRSFDAPPGFASVARRDSTTTALQSLLLINGDWPLNRARAMAAKLLKAPDATTEQQVQRAYELAFSRPPTKTEMKAASTFINQQKKMLDKELPPEPVLAGPLVDSKSLFGTHPLAGTKTVAFKPGTAFEKMRVQTLDNESDEFTVEAVVYLDSLYPDASVRTIAARWNNDKASKGWAFGVTCEKSKYQPNNLILQLCGDDFQGSVIYEVVASGLRIPVKTPYYVAAVLSHKLAPDQKFGGTVTFYTRNLADPNAPLEKVTIQHPVVGGYANPERQLTIGGRERDARSLWDGAISRVVMTNQLLEDKQLLIGGVQSAPRCLFDAQAETLTNTSEPKFVWEKQPVKSPTGATISPRLEALADFCHALINSNEFLYLQ from the coding sequence ATGGATTTCCGGCATCACTCCTCCCGTTTCCAGACTGCCTCCGCCCGCTTCGGGGCGGTGGCCTCCTGCCTGCTCGCCGCCACCTTGGCCGCGCACGGCGCCACCGCCGCAGAAGCGCCCGACCCCGCGGCGCTGAAGTTCTTCGAAACCAAGATTCGCCCCATCCTGGTGAATCACTGCACCGAATGCCACGGCGAGAAGAAGCAAAAGCACAACCTGCGCCTCGACAACCTCACCTACATGCTCCAGGGCGGTGACAGCGGCCCCGCCGTGGTACCGAACGATGCGGATGCCTCCCTGCTGCTGAAGGCTGTGTCTTACGAAGACCAGGACATGCAGATGCCCCCGGATGGCAAGCTGGAGGACGAACAAATCGCCGACCTGAAGAAGTGGGTCGAGATGGGCGCTCCTTGGCCGGAGCACGAGGTGAAATCCGCCAAGGTGGAAAAGCCCGGTGAATTCTCCGCAGAAGACCGCGCCTGGTGGGCTTTCCAGCCATTGAAGCCCGTCACACCTCCCGCGCTCTCCAATCAAAAATCATCAATCAAAAATCAAAAATCGGGTTCCCTCAGCCCCATCGATCTCTTCGTCCGCGCCCGCCTGGAAAAAGAAGGCATGCCCGCCTCCGCTCCCGCGGACCGGTATGAACTCGTGCGCCGTGTCTATTTTGACCTGCATGGCCTCCCGCCGACACCAGAGCAGGTGAAGGCCTTCGTGGAGGACAAGCGCCCAGACGCGTATGAAAAGCTCATCGAGTCCCTGCTGAATCATCCCCGCTATGGCGAGCGCTGGGCGCAGCACTGGCTGGATCTCACGCGTTATGCAGAGAGCGACGGCTATCGTCAGGATGCCTACCGTCCCGATGCCTGGCCGTATCGCGACTACGTCATCCGTTCGTTCAACAATGACAAGCCGTACGACCAGTTCGTGCGCGAGCAGCTTGCCGGAGATGAGATCGATCCCTCGAATCCGGATGTGCTCATCGCCACCGCGTATCTGCGCAACGGCATCTATGAATACAACCAGCGTGACGCCGAAGGCCAGCGCACCGTCATTCTCAATGAACTCACCGATGTGAGCGGCGAGCTCTTCCTGGGCCTCAGCTTCGGTTGCGCGCGCTGCCATGATCACAAGTTCGACCCCATCCTGCAGAAGGACTACTTCCGCCTGCAGGCCTTCTTCGCGCCAGTAGTGTGGCGGGACGATCTCTCCCTCGCGAGCAAGGAAGAACAGGCCGCCCATGCAGAGAAGCAGAAGGCATGGGAGGAGATGACAGCCGAGGTGCGCAAGCCATACGATGCCTTGATCGCTGCGAAGAAGGCAGGCATGCACAAGAATGCCGTGGAGAAGTTCCCGGATGAAGTGCAGGTCATGATGAACCGGCCTGAGGCGGAGAAAAAGCCCTACGACAGGATCATCAGCTACCTCGTGGAGCGTCAGATCATCGAGGAGTACAACAAGCTTACGCCATCGAAGCAGAAGGGTGACTTGAAGGCGAAGCTGGAGGCACTCCTGGAACCGCTGAAGCCCTTCGAAGAATTCAAGCCGAAGCCTCTTCAGGTCGCCTTCTCTGCGTCCGACGTGGGCACCGAAGCTCCGCCCACCGTCATGAAGACGCGCCGTGGGTCCGAGGAAGTGCAGCCCGGATTTCTGACGATTCTCGATCCCAGCGAGCCGAAGATCGCCCCGCTGAAGGAGCGCAACACCACCGGTCGTCGCTCGGCCCTGGCAAACTGGATCACGCGTCCTGACAATCCCCTCAGCACCCGTGTCATTGTGAACCGCGTGTGGCAGTACCACTTTGGTCGTGGCCTCGCGGGGAGCACCAGTGACTTCGGCCGCTTGGGTGAAAAGCCCACGCATCCCGAGTTGCTGGACTACCTGGCCCAGGAGTTCGTGAAACATGGCTGGAGCCTGAAGTGGCTGCACAAGGAAATCCTCATGTCCGCTTCCTATCAGCAGACGGCCCGCCTAAGCGCGTCAGCCAAGGACAGCAAGGGCCGCTCCATCATGAACGTGGACCCGGAAAATCGCCTCCTGTGGCGCATGAATCCGATTCGCCTCGATGCCGAACAGGCACGCGACGCGGTGCTAGCCATCAGCGGCGAACTCAAGCCCGACATGGGCGGCAAGAGCGAGGAATCCGCCCAACCGCGCCGCACCATCTACACTCGCAAGGTGCGCAACTCGCAGGACGACTTCCTGCGCAGCTTCGATGCGCCTCCTGGGTTCGCCAGCGTGGCCCGTCGCGACAGCACCACCACCGCCCTGCAAAGCCTGTTGCTCATCAATGGTGACTGGCCACTGAACCGCGCCCGCGCCATGGCCGCCAAGCTCCTGAAGGCACCTGACGCCACCACCGAACAGCAGGTACAGCGCGCCTATGAGCTCGCCTTCTCCCGCCCTCCCACGAAGACGGAGATGAAGGCGGCCTCCACCTTTATTAATCAGCAAAAGAAGATGCTCGACAAGGAGCTGCCGCCGGAGCCCGTCCTCGCCGGACCGCTGGTGGATTCGAAGTCGCTCTTCGGCACGCATCCGCTGGCTGGCACGAAGACGGTGGCCTTCAAGCCCGGCACCGCGTTCGAGAAGATGCGTGTGCAGACCCTCGACAACGAAAGCGACGAGTTCACCGTGGAAGCCGTGGTGTATCTGGATTCCCTATATCCTGATGCCTCCGTGCGCACCATCGCCGCCCGCTGGAACAATGATAAGGCGAGCAAGGGCTGGGCCTTCGGCGTGACCTGTGAGAAATCCAAATACCAGCCGAACAACCTCATCCTCCAGCTCTGCGGCGATGACTTCCAGGGCTCGGTCATCTACGAAGTGGTCGCCTCCGGCCTTCGCATCCCCGTGAAGACGCCTTACTACGTGGCAGCCGTGCTCTCGCACAAGCTGGCCCCGGATCAGAAGTTCGGCGGCACCGTGACCTTCTACACCCGCAACCTCGCGGATCCAAATGCACCACTGGAAAAGGTGACCATCCAGCACCCCGTCGTGGGCGGCTACGCCAATCCCGAGCGCCAGCTTACGATTGGTGGTCGCGAGCGTGATGCCCGCAGTCTCTGGGACGGCGCCATCAGCCGCGTGGTGATGACCAATCAACTGCTCGAAGACAAGCAACTCCTCATCGGTGGTGTGCAGAGCGCGCCACGTTGCCTCTTCGATGCCCAGGCGGAAACGCTGACCAACACCAGCGAGCCCAAGTTCGTGTGGGAGAAGCAGCCCGTGAAGTCCCCCACCGGTGCCACCATCTCTCCACGGCTCGAAGCCCTCGCCGACTTCTGCCACGCCCTGATCAATTCGAACGAGTTCCTCTACCTCCAATGA